The Litoribrevibacter albus DNA segment CGTAAGCGAAATACTGCACTTTCGGCATGATGTCTTTTAACAGTAGCTTGGCACAGCGTATCGAATCGTCGTCCCAGTTGTCGCCGTCTGAGGCCTGGGCGACATAGATGTTCCAGTCGGCCGGGTTGTAGCGTTTTTGAATCACTTCGGAGGTCAACTCCAACGCGCTGGAAACGATGGTGCCGCCTGTCTCTCGGGAATAGAAAAAGGTTTCTTCATCCACTTCTTGTGCGGTGGTGTGATGTCGAATGAATACCACATCAATCTGTTTGTAATTCCGTTTCAGGAAAAGATACAACAGGATGAAAAAGCGTTTGGCGATGTCTTTAATGGCTTGTGTCATACTGCCGGACACATCCATCACACAGAACATGACAGCACGGGTGCTAGGTAATGGAACTTTGATCAGGTTGTTATAGCGAAGATCAAAGTCATCGATAAAGGGGAGTTTTCCTAACTTGTGTCTGAGTTCTTCTAACTCCTGGAACAAGGCAGCGCGAATGACATTAGCTTCTATGTCACTCACTTCGTTATCCAAGCACTGCTGATCGAGCGCTTCCAGTTCTTCAAGAATTTCTTTTACCCGTTTACGCTTTTTTCCTCCCAGGGCAATGCGGCGAGCGTGGGCATTTCGTAATGAGCGAACCACATTGAGTTTGTCCGGGGTTCCGACACTGGTGTAGCCAGCGCGTCGGTATTCAAAGTTGGATGCATCCTTTAATTGTTTTCGAACAAGGTTGGGAAGCTCCAGGTCTTCAAACATGTAGTCCAGGAATTCTTCCTGGCTGATTTGGAAGACAAAGTCGTCCATGCCTTCGCCCTGGTTGCTGGCTTGCCCTTCGCCTAGCCCGCCTCCGCCACCACCAGAGGGTGGTCGGGCAATAACATCGCCTTGATGAAATTCTTTATTACCAGGGTGAACGCGTGTGTTTACGCCGCCAGGCCCGTGATGAAAAATCGGTTCTGACACGTCTCGACTGGGCAAACTGATTTCAGTGCCTTTCTCCATGTCTTTGATACTGCGTTGTTTGATGGTTTGATTGACCGCCTCTTTAATGTGTTTTTTATAGCGATCAAGAAAACGCTGTCGATTAACAGTGCTCTTGTTCTTACCATTCAAACGTCGGTCTATGATATGCGTCATAGGCCCTCCAAACTTCGTATTTGAGAACGACAGTGCCGTGCTTTTGGACAGATGCAGGCGACGAACGTTATCGTCTAGCGTTCCGTCGCCGTTCTCTGTCTTTTGTGTGAATGCTCAATTATTGAGACTTACGTACCCGGATGTACCATTCACATAACAACCGCACTTGTTTCTCTGTGTAGCCCCGGTCAATCATGCGTTTCACAAACTCGTTGTGTTTTTTCTGATCTTCGCTGGAGGCTTTCGCATTAAATGAGATAACTGGCAGCAGATCTTCAGTGTTTGAGAACATTTTCTTCTCAATGACCAGCCGCATTTTTTCGTAGCTGGACCAGTTTGGATTCCTACCTGCGTTATTGGCACGTGCTCTGAGTACGAAATTCACGATCTCATTTCGGAAGTCTTTTGGATTCGCGATGCCGGCTGGTTTTTCAATTTTCTCCAATTCTTCGTTGATGGCTGCTCGATCCAATATGTCGCCAGTGTCCGGATCACGATATTCCTGATCTTGTATCCAGAAATCCGCATAGGTGACATAGCGATCAAAGATGTTTTGACCGTATTCAGAGTAAGATTCCAAATACGCGGTTTGCACTTCTTTGCCCAAGAATTCTATGTATTTCGGTGCTAAGAACTCTTTTACGTATTTTAATAAGCGTTCATGCATTTCAGGCGGGAATTGTTGTTGTTCAATTTCCTGTTCCAATACATAGAGTAAGTGAACCGGGTTAGCGGCCACTTCTTCCGGGTCGAAGTTAAAGACTTTCGAAAGGATCTTAAATGCAAACCGCGTTGATAAACCGTCCATGCCTTCGTCAACGCCAGCGGAGTCTTTATATTCCTGAAGGCTTTTGGCTTTAGGATCGGTATCTTTTAAGTTTTCACCATCGTATACCCGCATTTTTGAGTAGACGCTGGAGTTTTCTGGCTCACGAAGTCGCGAAAGCACTGAGAATTGAGCCATCATAGTCAAGGTATCCGGTGCACATGGTGCGTGGCTCAAAGAACTGTTTTCCAGCAGTTTCTCGTAGATGTGAACTTCTTCCGTAACTCGTTTACAGTAAGGCACTTTGACAATGAACACCCGATCGATGAAGGCTTCATTGGTTTTGTTGTTCTTGAATGTTTGCCATTCCGACTCGTTGGAGTGGGCGAGAATGATGCCATCAAACGGAATGGCACTGAGCCCTTCTGTCCCGTTGTAGTTGCCTTCCTGAGTCGCCGTTAATAACGGGTGTAGCACTTTGATCGGTGCTTTAAACATCTCAACGAATTCCAACATGCCTTGGTTAGCTCGGCACAAGCCGCCGGAATAGCTGTAGGCATCGGTATCGTCTTGAGAGAATTCTTCCAGTTTCCGGATGTCGACCTTCCCGACCAGGCTGGAAATGTCCTGGTTGTTTTCGTCGCCGGGTTCTGTTTTAGCGACCGCGATCTGATCCAATACGGAAGGGTA contains these protein-coding regions:
- a CDS encoding PrkA family serine protein kinase, whose product is MSIFDRYQDRYIAKQEDELTLEEYLQLCKEDPTVYANAAERMLMAIGEPEVVDTSRDSRSSRIFSNKLIKRYPAFKDFFGMEEAIENIVSYFRHAAQGLEERKQIIYLLGPVGGGKSSLAEKLKSLIQQVPFYAIKDSPIQESPLGLFNPEEDAQILEEDYGIPRRYIKGIMSPWAVKRLHEFGGDISRFKVVKVYPSVLDQIAVAKTEPGDENNQDISSLVGKVDIRKLEEFSQDDTDAYSYSGGLCRANQGMLEFVEMFKAPIKVLHPLLTATQEGNYNGTEGLSAIPFDGIILAHSNESEWQTFKNNKTNEAFIDRVFIVKVPYCKRVTEEVHIYEKLLENSSLSHAPCAPDTLTMMAQFSVLSRLREPENSSVYSKMRVYDGENLKDTDPKAKSLQEYKDSAGVDEGMDGLSTRFAFKILSKVFNFDPEEVAANPVHLLYVLEQEIEQQQFPPEMHERLLKYVKEFLAPKYIEFLGKEVQTAYLESYSEYGQNIFDRYVTYADFWIQDQEYRDPDTGDILDRAAINEELEKIEKPAGIANPKDFRNEIVNFVLRARANNAGRNPNWSSYEKMRLVIEKKMFSNTEDLLPVISFNAKASSEDQKKHNEFVKRMIDRGYTEKQVRLLCEWYIRVRKSQ
- a CDS encoding YeaH/YhbH family protein, encoding MTHIIDRRLNGKNKSTVNRQRFLDRYKKHIKEAVNQTIKQRSIKDMEKGTEISLPSRDVSEPIFHHGPGGVNTRVHPGNKEFHQGDVIARPPSGGGGGGLGEGQASNQGEGMDDFVFQISQEEFLDYMFEDLELPNLVRKQLKDASNFEYRRAGYTSVGTPDKLNVVRSLRNAHARRIALGGKKRKRVKEILEELEALDQQCLDNEVSDIEANVIRAALFQELEELRHKLGKLPFIDDFDLRYNNLIKVPLPSTRAVMFCVMDVSGSMTQAIKDIAKRFFILLYLFLKRNYKQIDVVFIRHHTTAQEVDEETFFYSRETGGTIVSSALELTSEVIQKRYNPADWNIYVAQASDGDNWDDDSIRCAKLLLKDIMPKVQYFAYVEIGSRFHQNLWEEYRQVAATYPDQFAMQDLTDASDIYPVFRELFERRDA